In a genomic window of Occallatibacter riparius:
- a CDS encoding VTT domain-containing protein produces the protein MSFSFLESGAAAAGGKKSSTFHWLARLGAPGVFAVSLVDATIIPLAVPGSTDLLLLWLISRGSNPYLLVSCGVIGSLIGGWTTWRLGKKGGEAAIGRYVPPRLQKRVQGWAQKHPMLAVFLPAILPPPIPLWPFLLAAGALGATARRFLLAFGAGRTLRYSLMGWLAIRYGRHIIKAWSATLEKWSAPIMWTFTILTVAGLAFSIWKLRRSAAREANRPGNANDSEQPLPRKNYSQLT, from the coding sequence TCTACTTTCCACTGGCTTGCCCGTCTGGGCGCGCCCGGGGTATTCGCCGTTTCGCTGGTGGATGCGACGATCATTCCGCTGGCGGTCCCAGGAAGTACCGATTTGCTCCTGCTTTGGCTGATCTCCAGGGGTAGCAATCCCTACCTGCTGGTGAGCTGCGGGGTCATAGGCAGCCTGATCGGTGGGTGGACCACGTGGCGGCTGGGCAAGAAAGGCGGAGAAGCGGCAATTGGCCGCTACGTGCCGCCCCGGCTCCAGAAACGCGTTCAGGGCTGGGCGCAGAAGCATCCTATGCTCGCCGTGTTCCTGCCGGCCATTCTGCCTCCGCCGATCCCGCTGTGGCCGTTCCTGCTGGCCGCGGGTGCTTTGGGAGCAACTGCCAGACGCTTTCTACTCGCATTTGGAGCGGGGCGGACGCTTCGCTACTCGCTGATGGGGTGGTTAGCGATACGGTATGGCAGGCACATCATCAAAGCCTGGTCCGCGACGCTTGAAAAGTGGTCTGCTCCGATTATGTGGACTTTCACCATTCTGACCGTCGCCGGGCTGGCCTTCAGTATCTGGAAATTGCGCCGCTCGGCCGCTCGCGAGGCCAACCGGCCGGGAAACGCGAACGATTCTGAGCAACCGCTACCCCGTAAAAACTACTCTCAACTGACATGA